From Micromonospora sp. NBC_01699, a single genomic window includes:
- a CDS encoding alanyl-tRNA editing protein, whose product MGVTQHGHTLRLDLADPTLREWTCTVVHVDPEQGIVLDRSAFYPGGGGQPPDHGVLLWQGTQTRIVGTRKGDDLYLVPADGDPVPPVGTAVTGAVEETRRTLLMRTHSGLHVLCGVVFRDFGALVTGNSMEPGEARMDFNLPEVPADFKARLEELVNVEVTADRSVAVKVLPRVEALALPDIIRTQSNLIPADEQEIRIVDIVGLDVQADGGTHVASTAQIGKVQVVKVESKGKANRRVRVRLVG is encoded by the coding sequence ATGGGTGTCACGCAGCACGGCCACACGCTCCGGCTGGACCTCGCCGACCCGACCCTGCGCGAGTGGACCTGCACGGTGGTGCACGTCGACCCGGAGCAGGGCATCGTGCTGGACCGTTCGGCGTTCTACCCGGGCGGCGGCGGCCAGCCGCCGGACCACGGCGTGCTGCTCTGGCAGGGGACGCAGACCCGGATCGTCGGCACCCGCAAGGGCGACGACCTGTACCTCGTACCCGCCGACGGCGACCCCGTCCCGCCGGTCGGTACGGCGGTCACCGGCGCGGTCGAGGAGACCCGCCGCACCCTGCTGATGCGTACCCACTCCGGGCTGCACGTGCTCTGCGGTGTGGTTTTCCGGGACTTCGGGGCGCTGGTCACCGGCAACAGCATGGAACCGGGCGAGGCCCGGATGGACTTCAACCTGCCCGAGGTGCCGGCCGACTTCAAGGCCCGGCTGGAGGAACTGGTCAACGTCGAGGTGACCGCCGACCGATCGGTGGCGGTGAAGGTGCTGCCGCGCGTCGAGGCGTTGGCCCTGCCGGACATCATCCGTACCCAGTCGAACCTGATTCCGGCGGACGAGCAGGAGATCCGGATCGTGGACATCGTCGGGTTGGACGTGCAGGCCGACGGCGGCACGCACGTGGCGTCGACGGCGCAGATCGGCAAGGTCCAGGTGGTCAAGGTGGAGAGCAAGGGCAAGGCAAACCGCCGGGTACGGGTACGCCTCGTCGGCTAG
- a CDS encoding alpha/beta fold hydrolase, giving the protein MRDFRWPPPPDGGPRTYGPGPSAPRTGRPALPEPETELVTTPHGVRLERLVTGAGDPVTVFAHGLGGAISATRPLGSAVHGRRVFFQFRGHGRSDAPDGPWTYLDLARDLRAVADLSRATRAVGVSLGAGALTRLLLESPERFDRAVFFLPAVLDEPRPAASRERLTLLLEAVRSGDPGTVAEAAAAELPAAVRNTPAGWAYLRQRIDQLMRDGLADGLADLPDQVPVRDASALATVTARSLVIGCAGDDLHPAVVAEQLAAALPNATLHVYDRPGVLWTHRADLRARISEFLNG; this is encoded by the coding sequence GTGAGAGATTTCCGCTGGCCACCGCCGCCGGACGGCGGGCCACGGACGTACGGACCCGGTCCCAGCGCACCCAGGACCGGGCGTCCGGCGCTGCCCGAACCGGAGACCGAGCTGGTCACCACCCCGCACGGGGTACGGCTGGAGCGGCTGGTCACCGGCGCGGGCGACCCGGTGACCGTGTTCGCGCACGGCCTCGGCGGTGCGATCTCCGCCACCCGACCGCTGGGCAGCGCGGTCCATGGCCGGCGGGTCTTCTTCCAGTTCCGGGGGCACGGCCGGTCGGATGCGCCGGACGGCCCGTGGACCTACCTGGATCTCGCCCGCGACCTGCGCGCCGTCGCCGACCTGAGTCGGGCCACCCGGGCGGTCGGCGTCAGCCTCGGTGCCGGTGCGCTGACCCGGTTGCTGCTGGAGAGCCCGGAACGGTTCGACCGGGCGGTCTTCTTCCTGCCGGCGGTGCTGGACGAGCCGCGTCCGGCGGCGTCCCGCGAGCGGCTGACCCTGCTGCTGGAGGCGGTACGCAGCGGCGACCCCGGTACGGTCGCGGAGGCGGCGGCGGCCGAACTGCCGGCGGCGGTCCGGAACACCCCGGCGGGGTGGGCGTACCTGCGGCAGCGGATCGACCAGTTGATGCGGGACGGGTTGGCCGACGGGTTGGCCGACCTGCCCGACCAGGTCCCGGTACGCGACGCGTCGGCGCTCGCCACGGTCACCGCCCGGTCCCTGGTGATCGGCTGCGCCGGTGACGACCTGCACCCGGCGGTGGTCGCGGAGCAACTCGCCGCGGCGCTGCCGAACGCCACCCTGCACGTGTACGACCGCCCCGGCGTGCTCTGGACGCACCGCGCCGACCTGCGCGCGCGCATCTCCGAGTTCCTGAACGGGTAG
- a CDS encoding DUF2516 family protein, which yields MVTAAPIFYSDVRGVIELVLLAFSLIIEGVALVHAITQRSDAFPAIGTLPKGGWIAILGVCLALTLLGFGVLSIFGLIGIAAGLIYLLDVRPGLRDLTDGKGFW from the coding sequence ATGGTTACTGCCGCGCCGATCTTCTACTCCGATGTCCGGGGCGTCATCGAGCTGGTGCTCCTGGCCTTTTCTCTCATCATCGAGGGGGTGGCGTTGGTGCACGCCATCACCCAACGATCGGACGCCTTCCCGGCGATCGGGACCCTGCCCAAGGGCGGCTGGATCGCCATTCTCGGCGTCTGCCTGGCGCTGACCCTGCTCGGCTTCGGCGTACTCAGCATCTTCGGCCTGATCGGCATCGCCGCCGGCCTGATCTACCTGCTCGACGTCCGACCCGGTCTGCGTGACCTGACCGATGGCAAGGGCTTCTGGTGA
- a CDS encoding helix-turn-helix domain-containing protein, producing MANPKDLPRDVGGFIRDLRRNAKISLRQLADQAGVSNPYLSQVERGLRKPSAEVLQQLASALRVSTPVMYLRAGLLDDKEGHGVLASIAADPDLTMPQKQSLSQIYETFRRENARQAETTAPAETGPPAADTAPVGNTTPVETGPPAEAATGGDNPAAGTAVDDVLESVARTESGTAPAPNAPEPAKRTARKAARKTAPAVEEE from the coding sequence ATGGCGAACCCCAAGGACCTACCCCGCGACGTCGGTGGGTTCATCCGTGACCTGCGACGCAACGCGAAAATCTCGCTGCGCCAGCTCGCCGACCAGGCCGGGGTCAGCAATCCCTACCTGAGCCAGGTCGAGCGCGGGCTGCGCAAGCCGAGCGCGGAGGTGCTGCAACAGCTTGCCAGCGCGCTGCGGGTGTCGACCCCGGTGATGTACCTGCGGGCCGGCCTGCTGGACGACAAGGAGGGGCACGGCGTGCTCGCCTCGATCGCCGCCGACCCCGACCTGACGATGCCGCAGAAGCAGTCGCTGAGCCAGATCTACGAGACCTTCCGACGGGAAAACGCCCGCCAGGCCGAAACCACGGCACCGGCCGAAACCGGCCCGCCGGCAGCGGACACGGCTCCGGTCGGAAACACGACACCGGTCGAAACCGGCCCGCCGGCAGAGGCCGCCACCGGTGGCGACAACCCGGCGGCCGGTACCGCCGTGGACGACGTACTCGAATCGGTGGCGCGGACCGAGTCGGGCACCGCGCCCGCCCCGAACGCTCCCGAACCAGCCAAGCGAACCGCCCGCAAGGCGGCCCGGAAGACCGCCCCCGCGGTCGAGGAGGAGTAG
- a CDS encoding alpha/beta fold hydrolase, which translates to MSKIELDGATLAYDDLGDGNPVVLLHAGIADRRMWCGQVDVLAGRHRVLNLDLRGYGESNLPEHAFAHHDDVVGFLDALGIERATLVGCSFGGAVAINTALAHPDRVAALALFGSAVSGYEWSDETNDLWDTLIGEVDDEDLDATAEAEVRFWVVGPGRQPADPDPAFLDFAREMDRRALAAEAALGNIEVRELDPPAINRLAEIRVPVLVGAGAADVPDISVLADLIAAQVPGATRLPDVPDAAHLLPLERPTPVNEALLAFLR; encoded by the coding sequence ATGTCAAAGATCGAACTGGACGGGGCCACGCTGGCCTACGACGACCTGGGCGACGGGAACCCGGTCGTCCTGCTGCACGCCGGCATCGCCGACCGCCGGATGTGGTGCGGTCAGGTCGACGTACTCGCCGGTCGGCACCGGGTGCTCAACCTGGACCTGCGCGGGTACGGCGAGTCCAACCTGCCGGAGCACGCCTTCGCCCACCACGACGACGTGGTCGGTTTCCTCGACGCGCTCGGCATCGAGCGGGCCACCCTGGTCGGTTGCTCGTTCGGTGGCGCGGTGGCGATCAACACCGCGCTCGCCCACCCCGACCGGGTCGCCGCACTCGCCCTGTTCGGCTCGGCGGTATCCGGTTATGAATGGTCGGACGAGACCAACGACCTCTGGGACACCCTGATCGGCGAGGTCGACGACGAGGACCTCGACGCCACGGCCGAGGCCGAGGTGCGGTTCTGGGTGGTCGGTCCGGGTCGCCAACCGGCCGACCCCGACCCGGCGTTTCTGGACTTCGCCCGCGAGATGGACCGGCGGGCACTGGCCGCCGAGGCGGCACTGGGCAACATCGAGGTACGCGAACTCGACCCACCCGCCATCAACCGGCTCGCCGAGATCCGGGTGCCGGTGCTGGTCGGAGCCGGTGCTGCGGACGTACCGGACATCTCGGTGCTGGCTGACCTGATCGCCGCGCAGGTGCCCGGGGCGACCCGGCTGCCGGACGTGCCCGACGCCGCCCACCTGCTCCCGCTGGAACGCCCCACCCCGGTCAACGAAGCCCTGCTGGCCTTCCTCCGGTAG
- a CDS encoding asparaginase gives MAHSYTGGAPLAEVVRSGFVEGLHRGSVVVLDATGTVVASAGDVLSPIFPRSSSKPLQAIGMLRSGLRLVDSADLALVCGSHYGEDFHLARVDALLRSGGLTESDLRCPPDLPIGEAARAAVLRAGGGPARIRMNCSGKHAGMLLTCLAAGWPVEGYREPEHPLQERLRAAVEEFTGEPVAAVGVDGCGAPVLAVSLTGMAGAFLRLVSGAPGSVERTVADAMRTHPELVAGTGAEDTRLMTGVPGLLSKVGAEGVVVSAVPGVGAVAIKIDDGAGRPRMPVLVAALRRLGVTAAVLAELAELPLLGGGVPVGAIRALPTF, from the coding sequence ATGGCACACAGCTACACGGGTGGCGCACCGCTCGCCGAGGTGGTCCGGTCCGGTTTTGTCGAGGGGTTGCACCGGGGTTCCGTGGTGGTCCTCGACGCGACCGGGACCGTCGTCGCCTCGGCCGGTGACGTGCTGTCACCGATCTTCCCGAGGTCGTCCAGCAAGCCGTTGCAGGCGATCGGGATGCTCCGCTCCGGGCTGCGGCTGGTCGACTCGGCCGACCTGGCGCTGGTCTGCGGCAGCCACTACGGCGAGGACTTCCATCTGGCCCGGGTCGATGCCCTGCTGCGCAGTGGCGGCCTGACCGAGTCGGACCTGCGGTGTCCGCCGGACCTCCCGATCGGGGAGGCGGCGCGGGCCGCGGTTCTGCGGGCCGGTGGTGGCCCGGCCCGGATCCGGATGAACTGTTCCGGCAAGCACGCCGGCATGCTGCTGACCTGCCTGGCGGCGGGTTGGCCGGTGGAGGGGTACCGGGAGCCGGAGCATCCGTTGCAGGAGCGGTTGCGGGCCGCGGTCGAGGAGTTCACCGGGGAGCCGGTCGCGGCGGTCGGGGTCGACGGTTGCGGCGCACCGGTGCTCGCGGTCTCGCTGACCGGGATGGCCGGCGCGTTCCTGCGGTTGGTGTCCGGCGCGCCGGGTTCGGTGGAGCGGACCGTCGCGGACGCCATGCGTACGCACCCGGAGCTGGTCGCCGGCACCGGTGCCGAGGACACCCGGCTGATGACCGGGGTTCCCGGCCTGCTCTCAAAGGTGGGTGCGGAGGGCGTCGTGGTGAGCGCGGTGCCGGGCGTCGGCGCGGTCGCCATCAAGATCGATGACGGTGCCGGTCGACCCCGGATGCCGGTGCTCGTCGCCGCCCTCCGCAGGCTGGGCGTGACCGCCGCCGTCCTGGCCGAGCTGGCCGAACTTCCCCTGCTCGGCGGCGGCGTCCCGGTCGGCGCGATCCGCGCCCTGCCCACCTTCTGA
- a CDS encoding 3-keto-5-aminohexanoate cleavage protein, whose protein sequence is MTTGTLITVAPTGAESTKAEVPALPVTLDELVLTAKECEALGAAVIHVHIRDGQTRPTLDPARLRDTVAALRESTDLIVQLSTGGAVTDPEVERLAVLDAGPEMASCTMGTVNFGDDVFLNRWEFIVELHTRMRERGIVPEYEIFDLGQLTTLRRLLDRHGLPAGGHVHVDFVMGVPGGMPGTTEALVACRQALRDLPEGSTFSATGIGRSTIDVLLASLSAGGHLRVGMEDTITYAKGRPVESNMQLVARAVGFAQLAQRPPLSTTHARELLGLPPRN, encoded by the coding sequence ATGACAACAGGGACGTTGATCACGGTTGCCCCGACCGGGGCGGAGTCGACCAAGGCCGAGGTGCCGGCGCTGCCGGTGACCCTGGACGAGCTGGTGTTGACCGCGAAGGAGTGCGAGGCGCTCGGCGCGGCCGTGATCCACGTACACATCCGGGACGGTCAGACCCGGCCGACGCTCGACCCGGCGCGGCTGCGCGACACCGTCGCCGCGCTGCGGGAGAGCACCGACCTGATCGTGCAGCTCTCCACCGGTGGCGCGGTGACCGATCCGGAGGTCGAGCGGCTGGCGGTGCTGGACGCCGGCCCGGAGATGGCCTCCTGCACCATGGGTACGGTCAACTTCGGCGACGACGTGTTCCTGAACCGGTGGGAGTTCATCGTCGAACTGCACACCCGGATGCGGGAACGCGGCATCGTGCCCGAGTACGAGATCTTCGACCTCGGCCAGCTCACCACCCTGCGCCGGCTGTTGGACCGGCACGGCCTGCCGGCCGGTGGGCACGTGCACGTCGACTTCGTGATGGGGGTGCCGGGCGGCATGCCGGGCACCACCGAGGCGCTGGTGGCCTGCCGGCAGGCGTTGCGGGACCTGCCCGAGGGCAGCACGTTCTCCGCCACCGGCATCGGGCGCAGCACCATCGACGTGCTGCTCGCGTCGCTGTCCGCCGGTGGTCACCTGCGGGTGGGGATGGAGGACACCATCACGTACGCGAAGGGCCGGCCGGTGGAGTCGAACATGCAGTTGGTGGCTCGCGCCGTCGGCTTCGCGCAGCTCGCCCAGCGCCCCCCGTTGAGCACCACGCACGCCCGTGAGCTGCTGGGACTGCCGCCTCGAAACTGA